The Acutalibacter muris genomic sequence AGTCCAAGAAAAAATTCATTGCCTTTCGCTGCACCGATTAGGAATTGTCCTGCCCGCAATTCAGAAAACACTCTTTCCCCATATGTCTGGAGATGCTGGCAAAGGCAGAACTGATTTCCTTTGGAGATATCCACCTGCCGAAGCTCTCCTGCCCAGCTATAAATATCTTCAAAAATGTACCGGTGAATGTTTTGCAGATGTACAAAGTCGAGGCTACCCTTGATTGGATCAGCCTTTGCCATGGCAAGTTTCAGCGAGGTGATCTCCCTCTCTGCCTCCTATCCGCGCTTTTGATATTCAGTTTGTTGACAAGGACGCTGGAATTTGGATAGCAGTACCGCTGATCCCAGCGATATTCATAGCTATAATCTCTGCACATATCCGTCCTCTGTCTGAGTATGCTTTTGAATCAGCCCCCGCAAGGTCTCCTTCAATTTTGATGGGTTCTCCAGGCAGCGCCGGATGCGCCGCCTGTCCTCGCCGGTCAAGGGCATCCCCTCCATAGCCATGGAGCTGTCCACTTCTTCGATGATCTTCTCCGATTG encodes the following:
- a CDS encoding Fic family protein, whose amino-acid sequence is MAKADPIKGSLDFVHLQNIHRYIFEDIYSWAGELRQVDISKGNQFCLCQHLQTYGERVFSELRAGQFLIGAAKGNEFFLGLGLEAA